A window of the Cicer arietinum cultivar CDC Frontier isolate Library 1 chromosome 6, Cicar.CDCFrontier_v2.0, whole genome shotgun sequence genome harbors these coding sequences:
- the LOC101507275 gene encoding receptor-like protein 40 — protein sequence MRISLVSLFSFFLCYCIYISFNITFISAKCLEDQQSLLLQLKNNLTFELESSTILKLWNESIACCDWIGVTCDGKGFVIGLDLSGESISGGFDNTSSLFSLQHLQKLNLADNNFNSVIPSGFNKLEMLTYLNMSYANFVGQVPSDISQLTRLITLDISSFSYDFIGQNLHKLVQNLSSIRQLYLDGLNITGQRQEWCNALLPLRNLQELSMSYCELTGPLDSSLSRLENLSSINFYRTLLSSSVPESFANFKILTTLNLAFSGLAGIFPQKIFQIETLSFIDLSFNYKLHGSFPEFPQSGSIKTLRVSNTSFYGALPNSIGNLRHLTELDLYICQFNGTLPNSLSNLTQLRYLDLSYNSFSGPLPSFNTSKFLTYLDLSHNRLQNLVNIYLNDNSINGSIPSFLFTLPLLENIILSFNHFSNVEEFTIMSSSKLNIIDLSNNDLSGSFPTSILQLGSLSVLDVSSNRLNGSLQLDKFLELRNLTYLDLSFNNFSINVNVENADQTSFNNIATLNLASCNIKTFPSFLRNNSSLANLDLSYNQIQGTVPNWIWKLQNLQSLNISHNFLTDLEGPLQNLTSNVVVLDLHNNQLKGPIPFILKDANYLDYSMNRFGSFLPRDIGNYRSFLFFLSLSNNSLYGNIPDSICNALNLRVLDLSINNISGTIPSCLMSMTETLVVLNLKMNNLKGFIPDEFPPDCVLRTLDLKKNKLDGKIPKSLVNCSALEVLDLANNNIHDKFPCMLKNISTLRVLVLRQNRFYGTLRCQKTNGTWHKLQIVDIAFYNFSGKLPGRYFTRWEAMMSDENQDDSNVNHLQFQIFQYEVIYYENSVTVSNKGQQMELKKILTIFTTIDFSSNNFEGPIPEVVMDFKALYVLNFSNNAFSGEIPSTIGNLKQLESLDLSNNSLVGEIPVQLGSLSFLSYLNLSFNHLVGKIPTGTQLQSFPVSSFEGNDGLYGSPLIEKPNGKRVDELYPQPSCRRLACSIEWNFVSVELGFIFGLGIIIGPLMFLKQWRISYWKLVNKILCWIFPCMHLEYATHRGQSYTILKWKCLVVLNLKMNNLKGFIPDEFPPDCVLRTLDLKKNKLDGKIPKSLVNCSALEVLDLANNNIHDKFPCMLKNISTLRVLVLRQNRFYGTLRCQKTNGTWHKLQIVDIAFYNFSGKLPGRYFTRWEAMMSDENQDDSNVNHLQFQIFQYEVIYYENSVTVSNKGQQMELKKILTIFTTIDFSSNNFEGPIPEVVMDFKALYVLNFSNNAFSGEIPSTIGNLKQLESLDLSNNSLVGEIPVQLGSLSFLSYLNLSFNHLVGKIPTGTQLQSFPVSSFEGNDGLYGSPLIEKPNGKRVDELYPQPSCRRLACSIEWNFLSVELGFIFGLGIIIGPLMFLKQWRISYWKLVNKILCWIFPCIHLEYATHRRQSYTILKWKWQ from the exons ATGAGAATTTCTTTAGTTTCATTGTTTTCCTTCTTTCTTTGCTACTGCATTTATATTAGTTTCAATATCACTTTTATCTCTGCCAAATGTCTTGAGGATCAACAATCATTGCTACTCCAATTAAAGAACAATCTCACTTTCGAACTAGAAAGTTCTACCATACTAAAGTTGTGGAATGAAAGCATTGCTTGCTGTGATTGGATTGGTGTAACGTGTGATGGTAAAGGATTTGTTATTGGCCTTGATCTGAGTGGTGAATCAATCTCTGGTGGATTTGATAATACAAGTAGTCTTTTTAGTCTCCAACATCTTCAAAAATTGAACTTGGCTGATAACAATTTTAACTCTGTCATTCCATCAGGATTCAACAAGTTGGAGATGCTAACTTATTTGAATATGTCATATGCTAACTTTGTGGGGCAGGTTCCTAGTGATATTTCTCAACTTACAAGGTTGATTACTCTTGATATCTCTTCTTTTAGCTATGATTTCATAGGACAAAATCTACACAAGCTTGTTCAAAATCTTAGTAGTATTAGGCAACTTTATTTGGATGGTTTAAATATAACAGGCCAGAGACAAGAATGGTGCAATGCTTTGTTGCCATTGCGTAACCTGCAAGAACTAAGCATGTCTTATTGTGAACTAACAGGACCCCTTGATTCTTCTCTAAGCAGACTAGAGAATCTATCAAGCATTAATTTTTATAGGACCCTTTTATCATCCTCAGTGCCAGAATCATTTGCAAATTTTAAAATCCTGACCACCCTCAATCTTGCATTTAGTGGATTGGCTGGTATATTTCCACAAAAGATctttcaaattgaaacattGTCATTTATTGACTTATCCTTCAACTACAAACTCCATGGTTCATTTCCAGAATTTCCACAAAGTGGATCTATCAAAACCTTAAGGGTAAGTAACACAAGCTTCTATGGAGCATTACCTAACAGTATTGGAAACCTTAGACACTTAACTGAATTGGATCTTTACATTTGTCAATTTAATGGAACACTTCCAAATTCATTGTCAAACCTCACACAACTCAGATACTTGGATTTGTCATATAATAGTTTTAGTGGTCCACTGCCATCATTTAACACTTCCAAATTCCTTACCTATCTAGACCTTTCACATAATC GATTGCAGAATCTTGTCAACATTTACTTGAATGATAATTCTATCAATGGAAGCATTCCTTCATTCCTTTTTACACTCCCGTTACTGGAAAATATTATTCTTTCATTCAACCACTTCAGTAATGTAGAAGAATTCACAATCATGTCTTCCTCCAAATTAAACATCATTGATTTAAGCAACAATGATCTATCAGGGTCTTTTCCAACATCTATCTTACAGCTCGGTTCACTTTCTGTCCTCGATGTTTCCTCTAACAGGTTGAATGGGTCGCTGCAGCTAGATAAGTTTTTGGAGCTTAGAAATTTAACGTATCTAGACCTTTCATTCAATAACTTCTCAATCAATGTGAATGTTGAAAATGCTGATCAGACTTCTTTTAACAACATTGCCACTCTAAATTTGGCATCCTGCAACATAAAAACTTTCCCTAGTTTCTTGAGAAACAATTCCTCATTAGCCAATCTGGACCTTTCATATAATCAAATTCAAGGAACAGTGCCAAACTGGATCTGGAAGCTACAAAACCTTCAAAGCCTTAATATTTCTCATAATTTCCTCACTGATTTGGAAGGTCCTTTGCAAAACCTCACTTCAAACGTTGTAGTCCTTGACCTTCATAACAATCAGTTGAAGGGTCCAATTCCCTTTATTCTTAAAGATGCTAATTATTTGGATTACTCTATGAACAGATTTGGCTCCTTTCTCCCTCGAGATATAGGTAACTACAGGtctttcttattttttctatctctttCAAATAATAGTTTATATGGAAATATTCCTGATTCCATCTGCAATGCTTTGAATCTTAGAGTGCTTGATCTTTCCATTAATAACATTTCTGGAACAATTCCATCATGTCTAATGTCAATGACTGAAACCCTTGTGGTATTAAATCTGAAGATGAACAATCTCAAAGGCTTTATTCCAGATGAGTTCCCACCTGATTGTGTTCTAAGGACTCTAGATCTCAAAAAGAATAAGTTAGATGGAAAGATTCCAAAATCTCTTGTGAATTGCTCAGCATTAGAAGTGTTAGACCTTGCAAATAACAATATCCATGACAAATTTCCATGCATGTTGAAGAACATATCCACACTCCGTGTCCTCGTCTTACGCCAAAACAGGTTCTATGGTACCCTCAGATGTCAAAAGACCAATGGCACTTGGCACAAGCTTCAAATAGTTGATATAGCCTTTTATAACTTCAGCGGCAAGTTACCTGGAAGATACTTCACTAGGTGGGAGGCAATGATGTCTGATGAAAACCAAGATGATTCCAATGTAAATCACCtccaatttcaaatttttcaatatgAGGTAATATATTATGAGAATAGCGTGACAGTTTCCAATAAAGGTCAACAAATGGAACTGAAGAAGATTCTTACAATCTTCACAACAATTGATTTCTCATCCAATAATTTTGAAGGACCAATACCAGAGGTGGTAATGGACTTCAAAGCACTTTATGTTCTCAACTTTTCAAACAATGCTTTCTCTGGTGAAATCCCATCAACTATAGGGAACCTAAAGCAATTGGAGTCCTTGGACCTATCAAATAACTCTTTGGTTGGTGAAATTCCTGTGCAGTTAGGAAGCTTGTCCTTCCTTTCTTACCTAAACCTTTCCTTCAATCATTTGGTGGGGAAGATCCCAACAGGTACTCAACTTCAGTCATTTCCAGTTTCTTCCTTTGAAGGAAATGATGGGTTATATGGTTCTCCATTGATTGAAAAACCAAATGGTAAAAGGGTGGATGAGCTTTATCCACAACCTTCATGTAGAAGGCTAGCTTGTTCAATTGAGTGGAATTTTGTAAGTGTGGAGTTGGGATTCATTTTTGGACTTGGAATCATCATTGGTCCCCTCATGTTTTTGAAGCAATGGAGGATAAGTTATTGGAAACTTGTGAACAAAATTCTTTGCTGGATTTTcccttgtatgcatcttgaatATGCAACCCACAGAGGTCAAAGTTACACAATTTTAAAGTGGAAGTG CCTTGTGGTATTAAATCTGAAGATGAACAATCTCAAAGGCTTTATTCCAGATGAGTTCCCACCTGATTGTGTTCTAAGGACTCTAGATCTCAAAAAGAATAAGTTAGATGGAAAGATTCCAAAATCTCTTGTGAATTGCTCAGCATTAGAAGTGTTAGACCTTGCAAATAACAATATCCATGACAAATTTCCATGCATGTTGAAGAACATATCCACACTCCGTGTCCTCGTCTTACGCCAAAACAGGTTCTATGGTACCCTCAGATGTCAAAAGACCAATGGCACTTGGCACAAGCTTCAAATAGTTGATATAGCCTTTTATAACTTCAGCGGCAAGTTACCTGGAAGATACTTCACTAGGTGGGAGGCAATGATGTCTGATGAAAACCAAGATGATTCCAATGTAAATCACCtccaatttcaaatttttcaatatgAGGTAATATATTATGAGAATAGCGTGACAGTTTCCAATAAAGGTCAACAAATGGAACTGAAGAAGATTCTTACAATCTTCACAACAATTGATTTCTCATCCAATAATTTTGAAGGACCAATACCAGAGGTGGTAATGGACTTCAAAGCACTTTATGTTCTCAACTTTTCAAACAATGCTTTCTCTGGTGAAATCCCATCAACTATAGGGAACCTAAAGCAATTGGAGTCCTTGGACCTATCAAATAACTCTTTGGTTGGTGAAATTCCTGTGCAGTTAGGAAGCTTGTCCTTCCTTTCTTACCTAAACCTTTCCTTCAATCATTTGGTGGGGAAGATCCCAACAGGTACTCAACTTCAGTCATTTCCAGTTTCTTCCTTTGAAGGAAATGATGGGTTATATGGTTCTCCATTGATTGAAAAACCAAATGGTAAAAGGGTGGATGAGCTTTATCCACAACCTTCATGTAGAAGGCTAGCTTGTTCAATTGAGTGGAATTTTTTAAGTGTGGAGTTGGGATTCATTTTTGGACTTGGAATCATCATTGGTCCCCTCATGTTTTTGAAGCAATGGAGGATAAGTTATTGGAAACTTGTGAACAAAATTCTTTGCTGGATTTTCCCTTGTATTCATCTTGAATATGCAACCCACAGACGTCAAAGTTACACAATTTTAAAGTGGAAGTGGCAATAG